The Isachenkonia alkalipeptolytica region CTTTAAACTTCGTATGAGGATCAATGGTTCCCGGCTTCGCCAGTACTTGTCCTCTTTCGATTTCGTCTCGTTGGATTCCCCGTAGTAACAGTCCTACGTTGTCTCCCGCTTCTGCGTAGTCTAGTAACTTTCTAAACATTTCCACTCCCGTTACTACAAGCTTTCGCTTCTGGTCGGAAAGTCCTACCAACTCTACTTCGTCCTGTACCTTTACAGATCCCCGTTCTACCCGTCCGGTAGCTACGGTTCCTCGTCCGGTAATAGAGAATACGTCCTCTACAGGCATGGAGAAGTCTTTGTCTAAGTCTCTTTCCGGTGCAGGGATGTATTCGTCTACAGCATCAAGCAGTTCGACGATTTTGTCTCCCCATTCGCTGTCCGGATCTTCTAAGGCTTTTAGTGCAGATCCTTGAATGATTGGAATGTCGTCTCCGGGGAAGTCGTACTCGCTAAGGAGATCCCGAATTTCCATTTCCACAAGCTCTAGTAACTCTTCATCGTCTACCATGTCACACTTGTTCATGAATACTACGATGTAAGGTACGCCTACCTGTCGGGATAAAAGAATATGCTCTCGGGTTTGAGGCATTGGACCGTCGGCTGCGGATACGACTAAGATCGCTCCGTCCATTTGTGCGGCTCCCGTGATCATGTTCTTTACATAGTCCGCGTGTCCCGGGCAGTCTACGTGAGCATAGTGTCGGTTTGCGGTTTCGTACTCTACGTGGGCGGTAGAGATCGTAATACCTCTTTCCTTTTCCTCCGGTGCTTTGTCAATCTTGTCAAAGTCTACCGCAGCTCCGGTACCGTTTCGCTTATGCATGGTTATGGTTACCGCCGCGGTTAAGGTTGTCTTTCCGTGGTCTACGTGACCGATAGTCCCAATGTTTACATGGGGTTTATTTCTTTCAAATTTTGCTTTTGACATTGTTCATCCTCCTCTATTAGTAAATTTAATTTATTAATTTAATTACTTCTTGCCTTCTTTAATTTCTTCTGCAATACTTCGGGGTACCTGTTCATAGTGATCAAAGTGCATAGTGTAGTTAGCTCGTCCCTGGGTGTTGGATCGAAGGTCCGTAGAATAACCGAACATTTCTCCAAGGGGTACAAAGGCTTTGATCGCTTGTACGCCTCCCACTCGAGGCTCCATTCCTTCGACCTTGGCTCGTCTGGAGTTCAAGTCTCCAATACAATCTCCCAGGTAATCTTCCGGCGTAACCACTTCCACTTTCATGTAGGGTTCCAGAAGTACAGGCGTTCCTTTTCTCAGTCCCTCTTTAAATGCCATGGATCCGGCAACTTTAAAGGCCATTTCCGAGGAGTCTA contains the following coding sequences:
- the tuf gene encoding elongation factor Tu, whose protein sequence is MSKAKFERNKPHVNIGTIGHVDHGKTTLTAAVTITMHKRNGTGAAVDFDKIDKAPEEKERGITISTAHVEYETANRHYAHVDCPGHADYVKNMITGAAQMDGAILVVSAADGPMPQTREHILLSRQVGVPYIVVFMNKCDMVDDEELLELVEMEIRDLLSEYDFPGDDIPIIQGSALKALEDPDSEWGDKIVELLDAVDEYIPAPERDLDKDFSMPVEDVFSITGRGTVATGRVERGSVKVQDEVELVGLSDQKRKLVVTGVEMFRKLLDYAEAGDNVGLLLRGIQRDEIERGQVLAKPGTIDPHTKFKGEVYVLKKEEGGRHKPFFDGYRPQFFFRTTDVTGSISLGEGTEMVMPGDNVTMEIELISPIAMEEGLRFAIREGGRTVGAGVVAQIIE